DNA from Kineosporiaceae bacterium:
CCCACCAGCGCTCGGGCGTCGTCGAGGATGCTCATCCGTCATTGTGACCATGCAACGCCCGGTAGCGTCGCTCAGGTGATCCGCGTGGCGAGTGTCAATGTCAACGGTGTGCGCGCCGCCGTCCGCCGCGGCATGCCCGCCTGGCAGGCCAAACGCAGCCCGGATGTGCTGTGCCTGCAAGAGATCCGGGCCACCGACGAGCTGTTGCACGAGGCCCTGGGCGCCGGGTGGCACGGCGTCCACGAAGAGGGGGCCGCCAAGGGACGCGCCGGGGTGGCGGTGCTGGGCCGGGTACCGGCGCGCGCCGTCCGGCAGGGGGTGGGGCCTGCCGAGTTCGAGGGCGCCGGGCGCTGGGTCGAGGCCGACTATGCGATCACCGGGTTGAAGTCCGGGCTGCTGACGGCGATCAGCGCCTACGTACACACCGGTGAGGCGGGCACGCCGCGCCAGGACGAGAAGCATCGCTTCCTGGACGCCGCCCGCGCCCGCCTCGACACGCTGCGGGGTGAGGGCCGGGCCGTG
Protein-coding regions in this window:
- the xth gene encoding exodeoxyribonuclease III; translation: MLIRHCDHATPGSVAQVIRVASVNVNGVRAAVRRGMPAWQAKRSPDVLCLQEIRATDELLHEALGAGWHGVHEEGAAKGRAGVAVLGRVPARAVRQGVGPAEFEGAGRWVEADYAITGLKSGLLTAISAYVHTGEAGTPRQDEKHRFLDAARARLDTLRGEGRAVVLTGDLNVAHREADLKNWKGNLTKAGFLPAERAWFDALFAAGWVDVVRHVTEEVAGPYSWWSWRGKAFDNDSGWRIDYQIATPDLSATVLSAEIDRAPSYAERWSDHAPVVVDYEVDFC